A single Henriciella sp. AS95 DNA region contains:
- a CDS encoding hydrogen peroxide-inducible genes activator produces the protein MHLPTLRQLQFLCALADERSFSRAADVSNVTQPTLSSAIKEVEAILGVQLVEREARGASLTRAGEETVERARAILSSAADLVSAAHQAGTPLTGPFHLGAIPTLAPYLLPRTLSALRSGHPELKLYLREDQTDRLIEGLRNRTLDAALIALPWESPGIETETLGDDEFLFIAPKDHKLSKAKKLSPKDLNGEDVLLLEDGHCLRDHAIAACALSPSASPSNVSATSLATLVQMVAGGLGISLVPKIAAEAGLGTGTDVKIRQFDKPVIGRQIGIAWRAGSPREKEARMIGKSVKKTLAARA, from the coding sequence ATGCACCTGCCTACGTTGAGACAGCTTCAATTTCTCTGTGCGCTCGCCGATGAGCGTTCTTTCTCGCGCGCGGCCGACGTCTCGAATGTGACGCAGCCGACGCTATCGTCAGCTATCAAGGAAGTGGAAGCCATTCTTGGGGTTCAACTGGTCGAGAGAGAGGCGCGGGGAGCGTCCCTGACGCGGGCTGGCGAAGAAACCGTTGAACGCGCCCGGGCCATTCTTTCGAGCGCTGCCGATCTGGTCTCTGCCGCCCACCAGGCGGGCACGCCGTTGACCGGCCCGTTTCATCTTGGGGCCATTCCGACGCTTGCGCCCTATCTGCTGCCGCGTACGCTATCGGCCTTGAGGTCCGGGCACCCCGAACTGAAGCTATACCTTCGAGAGGACCAGACCGATCGGCTCATAGAGGGATTGCGCAACCGCACGCTGGACGCCGCCTTGATCGCCTTGCCCTGGGAGTCGCCCGGCATCGAAACCGAAACACTGGGGGACGATGAGTTCCTGTTCATTGCCCCAAAGGACCACAAGCTTTCAAAAGCCAAGAAGCTGTCGCCCAAAGACCTGAATGGTGAAGATGTGTTGCTGCTCGAAGACGGCCATTGCCTGCGCGATCATGCGATCGCGGCATGTGCGCTGTCTCCTTCTGCGTCGCCGTCCAACGTGTCGGCGACGTCGCTGGCAACGCTCGTTCAGATGGTGGCGGGTGGCCTTGGTATTTCGCTCGTGCCGAAAATCGCGGCCGAAGCCGGTCTCGGGACGGGTACGGACGTGAAAATTCGTCAGTTCGACAAGCCGGTTATCGGACGTCAGATCGGTATTGCCTGGCGCGCTGGAAGCCCGCGCGAAAAAGAAGCGCGGATGATCGGCAAGAGCGTGAAGAAGACTTTGGCCGCTCGAGCCTAA
- a CDS encoding chorismate mutase, translated as MSALPELERLRASIDNMDAILLHTLAERFKLTQQVGHLKAEHDLPPSDKAREARQIERLQRLAKESGLDPAFAEKFLNFIVAEVIRHHEQIRDGQHS; from the coding sequence ATGAGCGCCCTCCCAGAACTCGAACGCCTCCGCGCCAGCATCGACAATATGGATGCGATCCTGCTGCATACGCTGGCAGAGCGCTTCAAGCTGACCCAGCAGGTCGGCCACCTGAAGGCCGAGCATGATCTGCCACCATCGGACAAAGCCCGCGAAGCCCGCCAGATCGAGCGCCTGCAGCGCCTCGCCAAGGAGAGCGGCCTAGACCCGGCCTTTGCCGAGAAATTCCTCAATTTCATCGTGGCCGAAGTCATTCGCCACCATGAGCAGATCAGGGATGGCCAACACTCATGA
- a CDS encoding GIY-YIG nuclease family protein, with the protein MAFYVYIMTNKPGGVLYIGMTDDINRRAYEHREHILKGFTSKYNCETLVWYEAHETRESAFERERRIKKWERAWKVRLIEEMNPDWRDLADVLI; encoded by the coding sequence ATGGCCTTCTACGTCTACATCATGACCAACAAGCCGGGCGGCGTCCTTTATATTGGCATGACGGACGACATCAATCGGCGGGCCTATGAGCACCGGGAGCATATTCTGAAAGGCTTCACGTCCAAGTACAATTGCGAGACGCTCGTATGGTATGAGGCGCACGAGACGCGCGAATCCGCATTTGAGCGCGAGCGGCGGATCAAGAAATGGGAGCGGGCGTGGAAGGTTCGTCTCATCGAGGAGATGAACCCGGACTGGCGGGACTTGGCCGACGTGCTGATTTGA
- a CDS encoding glycosyltransferase family 39 protein yields the protein MNWIDRLSTGWKAWVLLFALTITAAAPGVFNLPALDRDESRFAQASKQYLETGDYITIRYQDEYRNKKPAGIHWLQAGATAAFGEGEHLEVWTYRVPSWIGAGLATLACFWLGIAAIGRRGAFIGAALFGSSLLLTSEAHISKTDGVLVFLITAAMGCLLRLYLRKDNDKRLALAFWIIHGAGFLIKGPVITLVAGMAVLVLWLWDRRDRDWMRALWWWPGPLITVLMVLPWFIMIQIATQGTYVEGAVGKDLKDKLVSASEGHGGLPGYHLMHLPAWFFPGILLLVPAVALTWRYLRHKTLESLGDVDRDGLKFLVAWAVTTWIFFELLLTKLSHYILPAYPAFALLCGWAAVKLIEGNRAVISRYVSLILFLIGGVALAGFTSPWAVEALQADKAGDFKTVEESAVMAQWAGATDYPMFFWYMGAGAVLLGGIALAVRRIPLAVLGGVLASILLGWQARIFVLPTQTWVQATETAKLALEEVCGIPHQACDGEAGPDRVLALGYAEPSYVLTLGTQNLHPPETPSVLPDDEAAYPVVYLVNLEDQRAQVEFAEVEASSAALGRCETRSDPFYALNYSNNDPVAFIAVRYEADCPAG from the coding sequence ATGAACTGGATTGATCGCCTCTCGACCGGCTGGAAAGCCTGGGTCCTGCTGTTTGCGCTGACGATTACGGCAGCCGCACCTGGCGTGTTCAATCTGCCGGCGCTTGACCGTGACGAGAGCCGCTTCGCGCAAGCCTCGAAGCAATATCTCGAAACCGGCGACTACATCACGATCCGATATCAGGATGAGTACCGTAACAAGAAGCCGGCTGGCATTCACTGGCTTCAGGCAGGCGCGACAGCCGCTTTCGGCGAAGGCGAACATCTGGAGGTCTGGACGTATCGTGTGCCGAGCTGGATCGGGGCCGGGCTTGCGACGCTTGCTTGCTTTTGGCTAGGTATCGCAGCGATTGGTCGGCGCGGCGCTTTCATTGGCGCGGCCTTGTTTGGCTCCAGTCTTTTGCTGACATCGGAAGCGCACATCTCAAAGACGGATGGCGTTCTCGTCTTCCTGATCACGGCGGCGATGGGCTGTCTGCTGCGGCTCTATCTTCGCAAGGATAATGACAAGCGGCTCGCCCTGGCGTTCTGGATAATCCATGGCGCGGGCTTCCTGATCAAAGGGCCGGTCATCACGCTCGTGGCCGGAATGGCGGTGCTGGTACTCTGGCTCTGGGACCGGCGCGACCGTGACTGGATGCGCGCGCTGTGGTGGTGGCCGGGACCGCTGATCACCGTGTTGATGGTGCTGCCATGGTTCATCATGATCCAGATCGCGACGCAGGGCACCTATGTCGAGGGCGCCGTCGGTAAGGACCTCAAGGACAAGCTGGTGTCAGCATCCGAGGGGCATGGCGGATTGCCGGGCTATCATCTCATGCACCTGCCGGCCTGGTTCTTCCCGGGCATTCTATTACTGGTCCCGGCTGTCGCTTTGACCTGGCGGTATTTGCGTCACAAGACGCTGGAATCGCTCGGAGATGTCGACCGTGACGGGCTGAAATTCCTCGTCGCCTGGGCCGTGACCACCTGGATTTTCTTCGAATTACTCCTCACCAAGCTCAGCCATTATATCCTTCCGGCTTATCCTGCCTTTGCCCTTCTGTGCGGCTGGGCGGCGGTGAAGCTGATCGAGGGTAACCGGGCTGTGATTTCACGCTACGTCTCACTCATTCTGTTCCTGATCGGTGGTGTCGCGCTTGCGGGCTTCACCTCACCGTGGGCAGTTGAGGCGCTGCAGGCGGACAAGGCGGGTGATTTCAAGACCGTCGAAGAAAGCGCCGTCATGGCGCAGTGGGCCGGCGCAACCGATTATCCGATGTTTTTCTGGTATATGGGCGCGGGCGCTGTCCTTCTTGGTGGTATTGCCCTGGCTGTGCGCCGCATTCCCCTCGCAGTACTGGGCGGTGTTCTGGCAAGTATACTCCTTGGCTGGCAGGCGCGCATCTTTGTCCTGCCGACGCAAACCTGGGTGCAGGCAACCGAAACGGCCAAGCTCGCGCTGGAAGAGGTGTGCGGGATTCCGCATCAGGCTTGCGACGGCGAGGCCGGGCCGGACCGCGTGCTGGCGCTCGGTTATGCAGAGCCGTCCTATGTGCTGACGCTCGGTACGCAGAACCTTCATCCGCCTGAGACGCCGAGCGTCCTGCCGGATGATGAGGCTGCCTATCCGGTTGTTTATCTGGTCAATCTCGAAGACCAGCGTGCGCAGGTTGAATTTGCCGAAGTGGAGGCGTCTTCGGCGGCGCTCGGCCGATGTGAAACGCGGTCTGACCCGTTCTACGCGCTAAACTATTCGAACAATGATCCGGTCGCCTTCATCGCGGTTCGCTATGAGGCCGACTGCCCGGCTGGCTAG
- a CDS encoding MarR family transcriptional regulator: MTDDDFLKRLGVSALGTRLRRLLERLNGPVTQLYRDELGFEQRWFALLQLLGDRGEVRMGEAASALGVSHVAIVHSVTEMTRKGLVEKRADEADRRVSLIALSDAGQDVLSRVRTVSRRVDMAAKALLEEAAPDFMTSLDRLDTALEAKGFAARIEAARKTEKENQI, translated from the coding sequence ATGACGGATGATGATTTTCTCAAACGGCTCGGCGTGTCGGCGCTGGGGACGCGGCTCAGGCGGCTGCTGGAGCGGCTCAATGGGCCGGTGACGCAGCTTTACCGCGATGAGCTTGGTTTTGAGCAACGTTGGTTTGCGCTGCTTCAGCTGCTCGGCGATCGCGGAGAGGTGAGAATGGGGGAGGCGGCAAGCGCGCTCGGCGTCAGCCATGTCGCAATCGTCCATTCGGTGACCGAGATGACCCGCAAGGGCCTTGTCGAGAAACGCGCAGACGAGGCCGACAGGCGCGTGTCCCTGATTGCGCTGAGCGATGCCGGCCAGGATGTGCTTTCGCGTGTCCGAACCGTCAGCCGTCGCGTTGATATGGCGGCAAAGGCGCTGCTCGAAGAAGCCGCGCCTGACTTCATGACGAGCCTCGACCGGCTGGATACGGCGCTCGAGGCGAAGGGCTTTGCTGCGCGGATTGAGGCCGCGCGGAAAACTGAAAAGGAAAATCAGATATGA
- a CDS encoding GNAT family protein, protein MELNAPGLETSMIRLQPLAEEHRAVIHNRNAINDMWKFMPVIPDGHNLNAYFDHTLRMSQLGTGQALVVLSKETDELIGIAAFILPNRLHRRVRVGYTWLEEAHRGTGVATHVQYLMIKRSIEWRARRVEWLMSSRSERAFAHIESLGAIHEGTLRKYSRMADGSWADVYVFSLIDDEIRAALDKIGAMIGETLPAPGA, encoded by the coding sequence ATGGAACTCAATGCTCCCGGTCTCGAAACATCAATGATTCGACTTCAGCCCCTGGCTGAAGAGCATCGCGCCGTGATCCACAACAGGAACGCGATCAATGACATGTGGAAGTTCATGCCGGTCATTCCTGACGGTCACAATCTGAACGCCTATTTCGACCATACGCTACGCATGTCGCAGCTCGGCACAGGTCAGGCTCTGGTTGTCCTGTCAAAGGAAACCGATGAACTGATCGGGATCGCGGCGTTCATCCTTCCGAACCGGCTGCACCGGCGTGTACGCGTCGGCTATACCTGGCTGGAAGAGGCTCACCGCGGGACCGGCGTTGCAACACATGTCCAGTACCTCATGATCAAGCGATCGATTGAATGGCGGGCCCGACGGGTCGAATGGCTGATGTCATCACGCAGCGAGCGGGCCTTCGCGCACATCGAAAGCCTTGGTGCCATCCACGAGGGCACATTGCGAAAATACTCCAGAATGGCGGATGGCAGCTGGGCAGACGTTTATGTGTTTTCGCTGATCGATGACGAGATAAGAGCCGCGCTGGACAAGATCGGCGCAATGATTGGTGAGACGCTACCAGCGCCTGGCGCTTGA
- a CDS encoding carboxymuconolactone decarboxylase family protein, producing MSIDTLKSALPDYAKDLKLNLGSLFNETILDDEQKYGCMLACAYAVGTGDIVKGIAAETDGKLSEEATKAAKAAAAIMGMNNVYYRSIHLLSNETYRTLPARLRMNVIGAPGISKANFELFSMAVSAVNGCGMCLDAHEAELRKAGMTSEQIQASLRIASVVNAVARVLEAEKAASE from the coding sequence ATGTCGATCGACACACTGAAATCGGCCCTGCCCGATTATGCCAAGGACCTGAAGCTCAACCTCGGCTCCCTGTTTAACGAAACCATCCTCGACGATGAGCAGAAATATGGCTGCATGCTCGCCTGCGCCTACGCGGTCGGTACAGGCGATATCGTCAAGGGCATCGCGGCCGAGACAGACGGTAAGCTGAGCGAGGAAGCGACGAAGGCCGCGAAGGCTGCCGCGGCGATCATGGGCATGAACAATGTCTATTACCGCTCCATCCACCTTCTCTCCAACGAGACCTACCGCACCCTGCCAGCGCGGCTGCGCATGAATGTGATCGGCGCGCCCGGGATTTCGAAAGCGAATTTCGAACTGTTTTCCATGGCGGTCTCTGCCGTGAATGGTTGCGGCATGTGCCTTGACGCGCACGAAGCCGAGCTGCGCAAGGCCGGCATGACATCAGAGCAGATCCAGGCGTCGCTGCGCATTGCATCGGTCGTCAATGCAGTCGCCCGCGTGCTGGAAGCAGAGAAAGCTGCCAGCGAATAG
- the gyrB gene encoding DNA topoisomerase (ATP-hydrolyzing) subunit B, whose translation MAEPAENMPEYGADSIKVLKGLEAVRKRPGMYIGDTDDGSGLHHMIYEVVDNAIDEALAGHADEVTVTLHADGSAEITDNGRGIPVEMHKEEGVSAAEVIMTQLHAGGKFDQNSYKVSGGLHGVGVSVVNALSDWLELRIHRAGKEHYVRFIDGGIVEAPLKEVGVSPMRENGKPLTGTAVRFMVSASTFTMTEYDRKTLEHRLRELAFLNSGVRIVFRDERGPETYETVLEYDGGVKAFVEHVDRQKTALIPEPIYAIGEKDGITVEVAMEWNDTYHEQVLCFTNNIPQRDGGTHLAGFRGALTRIINKYAAETGIAKKEKVDISGDDAREGLTCILSVKVPDPKFSSQTKDKLVSSEVRPVVESLMGEKLSEWFEEHPKEAQMIMMKIVEAAAAREAARKARDLTRRKTALDITSLPGKLADCQEKDPSKSEIFIVEGDSAGGSAKQGRDRSNQAILPLRGKILNVERARFDKMLSSDQVGTLIMALGAGIGRDEFDINKLRYHKIIIMTDADVDGAHIRTLLLTFFYRQMPEVIEQGYLYIAQPPLYKVSRGKSERYLKDDMEMDNYLIEEGTTGETLILADGTQIAAEDLRENVRQAAAFKTALWRLSLRAPGAIVEQAAMAGALAPGAADEAAQKTAARLNLIAEEGEDTWEGRFEDGNLILVREVRSVEEKAVLDKALLASQDAIRLNNHATAIRHLYVEPSVLRNDKAGETVIHGPVALFEAVLASGRKGLKIQRYKGLGEMNADQLWETTLDANARTLLQVKVAHADEADEMFTRLMGDVVEPRREFIQDNALEAEVDV comes from the coding sequence ATGGCTGAACCAGCAGAAAATATGCCGGAGTATGGTGCCGATTCCATCAAGGTCCTGAAGGGCCTCGAAGCGGTCCGCAAACGCCCTGGCATGTATATCGGCGACACGGATGACGGCTCTGGTCTCCACCACATGATCTACGAGGTTGTCGACAATGCGATTGACGAGGCGCTGGCCGGCCATGCCGACGAAGTGACCGTCACGCTGCACGCCGATGGCTCTGCCGAAATCACCGACAATGGCCGGGGCATCCCGGTTGAGATGCACAAGGAAGAGGGCGTTTCGGCCGCCGAGGTCATCATGACCCAGCTGCATGCGGGCGGGAAGTTCGACCAGAATTCCTACAAGGTCTCCGGCGGCCTGCACGGGGTTGGCGTATCCGTTGTGAACGCCCTGTCGGACTGGCTCGAGCTGCGCATCCACCGCGCTGGCAAGGAGCACTATGTCCGCTTCATCGATGGCGGCATTGTCGAAGCGCCCCTGAAAGAGGTCGGCGTGTCCCCGATGCGCGAGAACGGCAAGCCGCTGACCGGTACGGCCGTCCGCTTCATGGTGTCGGCCTCGACCTTCACCATGACCGAATATGACAGGAAGACGCTGGAGCACCGCCTGCGCGAGCTCGCCTTCCTCAATTCCGGCGTTCGCATCGTCTTCCGCGACGAGCGGGGCCCCGAGACTTACGAAACCGTGCTGGAATATGATGGCGGCGTGAAAGCCTTCGTCGAGCATGTCGACCGCCAGAAGACCGCCCTCATCCCTGAGCCGATCTACGCGATCGGCGAGAAAGACGGCATCACGGTCGAAGTCGCGATGGAGTGGAACGACACCTATCACGAGCAGGTGCTCTGCTTCACCAACAACATCCCTCAGCGCGATGGCGGCACCCACCTTGCCGGTTTCCGCGGCGCGCTGACCCGCATCATCAACAAATACGCCGCCGAGACCGGCATCGCCAAGAAAGAGAAAGTCGACATCTCTGGCGATGATGCCCGCGAAGGCCTCACCTGCATCCTCTCGGTCAAGGTGCCAGACCCGAAATTCTCCTCGCAGACGAAGGACAAGCTCGTCTCCTCCGAGGTCCGCCCCGTCGTCGAGAGCCTGATGGGCGAGAAACTGTCTGAATGGTTCGAAGAGCATCCCAAGGAAGCTCAGATGATCATGATGAAGATCGTCGAAGCTGCCGCCGCCCGTGAGGCTGCTCGCAAGGCTCGTGATCTCACCCGCCGCAAGACTGCGCTCGACATCACCTCCCTGCCCGGCAAGCTCGCCGACTGTCAGGAGAAAGACCCGTCCAAATCCGAAATCTTCATCGTCGAGGGTGACTCCGCTGGCGGCTCGGCCAAACAGGGCCGCGACCGCTCCAACCAGGCCATCCTGCCCCTGCGCGGCAAGATCCTCAACGTCGAGCGCGCCCGCTTCGACAAGATGCTCAGCTCAGACCAGGTCGGCACGCTGATCATGGCGCTTGGCGCAGGCATTGGCCGCGACGAGTTCGACATCAACAAGCTGCGCTATCACAAGATCATCATCATGACTGACGCCGATGTCGACGGCGCGCACATCCGCACCCTGCTGCTCACCTTCTTCTATCGCCAGATGCCGGAAGTGATCGAGCAGGGCTATCTCTACATCGCCCAGCCGCCGCTCTACAAAGTCTCGCGCGGCAAGTCCGAGCGCTACCTCAAGGACGATATGGAGATGGACAATTACCTCATCGAGGAAGGCACCACCGGCGAGACGCTGATCCTCGCGGACGGCACGCAGATCGCCGCCGAGGACCTGCGTGAGAATGTCCGTCAGGCCGCCGCCTTCAAGACGGCCCTCTGGCGCCTCAGCCTGCGGGCCCCCGGCGCGATCGTGGAACAGGCCGCCATGGCCGGTGCCCTCGCCCCCGGCGCTGCCGATGAAGCGGCTCAGAAAACCGCCGCCCGCCTCAACCTCATCGCCGAAGAAGGCGAGGACACATGGGAAGGCCGGTTCGAGGACGGCAATCTCATTCTCGTGCGCGAGGTTCGCTCGGTCGAGGAGAAGGCCGTGCTCGACAAGGCTCTGCTTGCCAGCCAGGACGCAATCCGCCTCAACAATCACGCGACCGCCATTCGCCACCTCTATGTGGAGCCATCCGTGCTGCGCAATGACAAGGCCGGCGAGACCGTCATCCACGGCCCGGTTGCCCTGTTCGAAGCTGTCCTCGCCTCAGGCCGCAAGGGCCTCAAGATCCAGCGCTATAAGGGTCTTGGCGAGATGAACGCCGACCAGCTCTGGGAAACCACACTCGACGCCAACGCCCGCACCCTCCTCCAGGTCAAAGTCGCCCACGCCGACGAAGCCGACGAGATGTTCACAAGACTGATGGGCGACGTGGTGGAGCCGAGGCGCGAGTTCATCCAGGACAATGCGCTGGAAGCTGAGGTGGATGTTTAG
- the ffh gene encoding signal recognition particle protein — translation MFDALTDRLGGIFDGLTGRGALSEKDVTAALREIRVALLEADVALPVVKDFISKIKERAVGEEVIRSVKPGQQVIKIVHDGLVDMLGGEDAETGLRVDNPPSVIMMAGLQGSGKTTTTAKIAKRLAERDKKKVLLASLDVRRPAAMEQLAILAKQVGGSVTSLPIVEGQMPAEIARRALQAAKLGGHDVVFLDTAGRTSIDEQMMAEAAEIAKIAQPKETLLVADALTGQDAVETARRFHERLPLTGLVLTRMDGDGRGGAALSMRAVTGLPIKFLGTGEKLDGLDAFEAKRVAGRILGQGDIVSLVEKAGDQLDAEKAERMAKKMRKGEFDLNDLADQLKQMQKMGGLGGIMGMLPGAKKAKQALAAANMDDSVLKRQEAIISSMTKKERAKPALLNASRRKRVAAGAGVSVQDVNKVLKMHRQMADMMKKLGKGGMKGMMNALGGAGVSPTDIAKMGKGGMPGMGGAMPPGGLPGLGGGKKK, via the coding sequence ATGTTTGACGCGCTGACAGACCGCCTTGGCGGCATATTTGACGGACTGACCGGGCGCGGCGCCCTGTCGGAGAAAGACGTCACGGCAGCCCTTCGCGAAATCCGCGTGGCGCTGCTGGAAGCCGACGTCGCCCTGCCGGTCGTCAAGGACTTCATCAGCAAGATCAAGGAACGCGCGGTTGGCGAGGAAGTCATCCGTTCGGTGAAACCTGGCCAGCAGGTCATCAAGATCGTCCATGACGGCCTTGTCGACATGCTGGGCGGCGAGGATGCCGAGACAGGCCTTCGCGTCGACAATCCGCCTTCCGTCATCATGATGGCCGGCCTTCAGGGCTCTGGTAAAACAACGACCACGGCCAAGATCGCCAAGCGCCTTGCCGAACGTGACAAGAAGAAAGTCCTCCTGGCCTCGCTCGACGTTCGCCGTCCGGCCGCGATGGAGCAGCTTGCCATCCTCGCCAAACAGGTTGGCGGAAGCGTTACCTCGCTGCCGATCGTCGAAGGTCAGATGCCGGCAGAGATCGCCAGGCGCGCGCTGCAGGCGGCCAAGCTTGGCGGCCATGATGTCGTCTTCCTCGACACCGCTGGCCGCACGTCCATCGATGAGCAGATGATGGCCGAGGCGGCCGAGATCGCGAAGATCGCGCAGCCCAAGGAAACCCTCCTCGTCGCTGACGCGCTGACCGGTCAGGACGCTGTCGAGACGGCCCGTCGCTTCCATGAGCGCCTGCCGCTCACCGGCCTCGTCCTCACCCGTATGGACGGTGACGGCCGCGGCGGCGCCGCGCTCTCCATGCGCGCGGTCACGGGCCTCCCGATCAAATTCCTCGGCACGGGCGAGAAGCTCGACGGCCTCGACGCCTTCGAAGCCAAACGCGTGGCCGGACGCATCCTCGGCCAGGGCGACATCGTCTCCCTCGTCGAAAAAGCCGGCGACCAGCTCGACGCTGAAAAAGCCGAGCGCATGGCCAAGAAAATGCGCAAGGGCGAGTTCGACCTCAATGACCTCGCCGACCAGCTCAAGCAGATGCAGAAAATGGGCGGCCTTGGCGGCATCATGGGCATGCTGCCCGGCGCCAAGAAAGCCAAGCAGGCCCTCGCCGCCGCGAATATGGATGACAGCGTCCTGAAGCGTCAGGAAGCGATCATCTCCTCCATGACCAAGAAAGAGCGCGCCAAGCCCGCCCTCCTCAATGCCTCACGCCGCAAGCGGGTCGCCGCTGGTGCGGGCGTTTCGGTGCAGGACGTCAACAAGGTGCTGAAAATGCACCGCCAGATGGCCGACATGATGAAAAAGCTCGGCAAGGGCGGCATGAAGGGCATGATGAATGCGCTCGGCGGCGCGGGCGTCTCTCCGACAGATATCGCCAAGATGGGCAAGGGCGGAATGCCGGGAATGGGCGGCGCCATGCCTCCAGGCGGTCTTCCCGGCCTTGGCGGGGGGAAGAAGAAGTGA
- a CDS encoding peroxiredoxin, with protein MLGIGDILPDFKVVGVKPKFMQHEQNGESAFEELNRDSFDGKWKVIFFYPKDFTFVCPTEIAEFGRLAGEFEDRDCVVLGGSTDNEFVKLAWRRDHQDLNELPIWQFADTNGSLVDGLGVRNQDEGVAYRATFLVDPHNVIQHVYVNNLNVGRNPQDTLRVLDGLQTDELCPCNRPVGGDVLNIAAE; from the coding sequence ATGCTTGGTATTGGCGACATCCTCCCTGACTTCAAAGTCGTCGGCGTAAAGCCGAAGTTCATGCAACACGAGCAGAACGGCGAAAGCGCGTTCGAAGAGCTCAACCGCGACAGCTTTGACGGTAAGTGGAAAGTTATCTTCTTCTACCCGAAGGACTTCACCTTCGTCTGCCCGACCGAGATCGCAGAGTTCGGCCGCCTTGCGGGCGAATTCGAAGACCGTGACTGTGTCGTTCTCGGCGGCTCCACCGACAATGAATTCGTCAAGCTCGCTTGGCGCCGCGACCACCAGGACCTCAACGAATTGCCGATCTGGCAGTTTGCTGACACGAATGGCTCGCTCGTCGACGGCCTTGGCGTGCGCAACCAGGACGAAGGTGTCGCCTATCGCGCGACCTTCCTGGTCGACCCGCACAACGTCATCCAGCACGTCTACGTCAACAACCTCAATGTCGGCCGCAACCCTCAGGATACGCTGCGCGTTCTCGATGGCCTGCAAACCGACGAGCTTTGCCCGTGCAACCGCCCGGTTGGCGGAGATGTCCTGAACATCGCGGCCGAATAA
- a CDS encoding dicarboxylate/amino acid:cation symporter, producing MKAWFRIDLWKRVMIGLVLGTAIGLVIRYTMSEAEASAVGNYFKPFGDLFLNLIRMLVVPLIFLTLVSGVLAMGDPKKLGSLGGRAIAIYMGTTAVAVTIGLIMGTLLQPGAGFDVNSVSADDIEATRQRLESGGAMETVGVFEQIMRTVLSIVPTNPVAAMTNGDVLPVIFFAIMFGIGILLAGDAGKPVADVFNSASEAILKLTLLIMEVAPFGVLALMAWVMAAYGLSVVAALGMMTLALYLACGLHMLLTHGFLIKFVAKLPLLPFYRGITDAQMVAFSTSSSNATLPVTMSVAQKNLGVKKPVASSVLPLGATINMDGTALYQGLIALFAAQALGLEVDFGMYVTVAVMATLVSIGTAGIPSVSLFLATTTLGVIGANETQMLLILAPLFAFDRLLDMMRTVTNITGDLAVSTVVAKWENEFDEGIYRAEDNVTAEIDRTVTHET from the coding sequence ATGAAGGCCTGGTTCAGGATTGATCTGTGGAAGCGCGTGATGATCGGCCTCGTGCTCGGCACTGCGATCGGCCTCGTCATTCGCTATACGATGAGCGAAGCTGAAGCCTCAGCCGTCGGCAACTACTTCAAGCCTTTTGGCGACCTCTTCCTCAATCTTATCCGGATGCTGGTCGTCCCGCTCATCTTCCTGACGCTGGTCTCAGGCGTTCTGGCGATGGGAGACCCGAAGAAGCTCGGCAGTCTCGGTGGCCGCGCCATTGCCATCTATATGGGCACAACGGCCGTCGCCGTTACGATTGGCCTCATCATGGGCACGCTGCTGCAGCCCGGCGCAGGCTTTGATGTCAATTCAGTATCCGCTGACGATATCGAGGCGACGCGCCAGCGGCTTGAAAGCGGCGGTGCCATGGAAACGGTCGGCGTGTTCGAGCAGATCATGCGGACCGTTCTTTCCATCGTCCCGACCAATCCTGTCGCCGCGATGACAAATGGCGATGTCCTGCCCGTCATCTTCTTCGCCATCATGTTTGGCATTGGTATCCTGCTCGCGGGCGATGCCGGCAAGCCGGTTGCAGATGTCTTCAACTCCGCCTCTGAAGCGATCCTGAAGCTTACTCTGCTTATCATGGAAGTCGCACCGTTCGGCGTGCTCGCCCTGATGGCCTGGGTGATGGCCGCCTACGGCCTTTCTGTGGTCGCAGCGCTCGGCATGATGACGCTCGCTCTTTATCTTGCGTGCGGCCTGCACATGCTGCTGACGCATGGTTTCCTGATCAAATTCGTCGCGAAACTGCCGCTGCTTCCCTTCTATCGCGGCATTACCGACGCGCAGATGGTCGCCTTCTCAACCTCGTCCTCGAACGCGACCCTTCCCGTCACCATGTCCGTGGCGCAGAAGAATCTCGGCGTCAAAAAGCCCGTCGCCTCCTCCGTGCTGCCGCTCGGCGCGACCATTAATATGGACGGCACGGCGCTTTATCAGGGGCTGATTGCGCTGTTTGCGGCCCAGGCGCTCGGTCTCGAGGTCGATTTCGGCATGTATGTGACGGTCGCCGTGATGGCGACGCTGGTCTCAATCGGCACCGCCGGTATCCCATCCGTCAGCCTGTTCCTTGCCACAACAACGCTTGGCGTCATTGGCGCCAACGAAACCCAGATGCTGCTCATCCTCGCGCCGCTTTTTGCCTTCGACCGCCTGCTCGACATGATGCGGACCGTGACCAACATCACAGGTGACCTCGCTGTCTCGACGGTCGTGGCGAAATGGGAAAACGAATTTGATGAGGGGATCTACCGCGCCGAGGACAATGTCACCGCCGAGATCGACCGGACAGTGACTCACGAGACTTAG